A region of Ochotona princeps isolate mOchPri1 chromosome 2, mOchPri1.hap1, whole genome shotgun sequence DNA encodes the following proteins:
- the LOC101530469 gene encoding group XIIA secretory phospholipase A2, with protein sequence MALLRRAALALPLLLLVATAVASQEKAQSTDWRATLKTIRNGVHKIDTYLNAALDLLGGQAGLCQYKCRDGSKPIPRYGYKPSPPNGCGSPLFGVHINIGIPSLTQCCNQHDRCYETCGKSKNDCDEEFQYCLSKICRGVQKTLGLAQHVQPCETAVELLFDSVIHLGCKPYLDSQRATCMCRYEEKSDL encoded by the coding sequence ATGGCCCTGCTCCGGCGGGCCGCGCTTGCACtcccgctgctgctcctggtcgCCACCGCTGTCGCGTCCCAGGAGAAGGCCCAGAGCACCGACTGGCGGGCCACCCTGAAGACCATCAGGAACGGCGTCCACAAGATCGACACGTACCTAAACGCCGCACTGGACCTgctgggaggccaggctgggctgtgccaATACAAGTGCCGGGACGGCTCTAAGCCCATCCCACGTTATGGTTATAAACCCTCCCCACCAAATGGATGTGGCTCTCCATTGTTTGGTGTCCATATCAACATTGGCATCCCTTCCCTGACCCAGTGCTGCAACCAACATGACAGGTGCTATGAGACGTGTGGCAAAAGCAAGAACGACTGTGATGAGGAATTCCAGTACTGCCTCTCCAAAATCTGCCGGGGTGTGCAGAAAACGCTGGGACTAGCTCAGCACGTGCAACCGTGTGAAACAGCAGTGGAGCTCCTGTTTGACAGCGTCATCCACCTGGGCTGTAAGCCCTACCTGGACAGCCAGCGGGCCACATGCATGTGTCGCTACGAAGAGAAATCTGACCTTTAA